One Chromobacterium paludis genomic window carries:
- the cas3f gene encoding type I-F CRISPR-associated helicase Cas3f — translation MNILLISQCDKRALTETRRILDQFAERRGDRVWQTPITQAGLETLRRLLRKSARKNTAVACHWLRGRDHSELLWIVGDASRFNAQGAVPTNSAQRDVLRSDDENDWLHGEDIHLITALAALFHDLGKACAAFQTRLRSKEKLAANLYRHEWVSLRLLQAFIGDDDDATWLARLQDPNEMDGERWQKKLEAAKLRDGYDAAAADNKPFTDQMLPPLAAAIAWLIFTHHRLPVPPRGETISADLLQKGLQGVDSQWNQTLTAASKAEAKPYWTFPHSLPVDDKIWREQVARLAAALAKRQATASGNWLENPYVMHISRLLLMLADHHFSSQIVKQSWKKSAEAGIAFANTLKDDPERHFNQTLNEHLLGVARHSQQASRALPGLERHLPRLANHRILRQRSQSERFRWQDKAYELACGLRDKARQHGAFIVNMASTGCGKTLGNARVMYGLADPAVGMRCAFALGLRTLTLQTGQAFRDKLKLDDSDLAIRVGGAASRELFEHYQAQAEETGSESKQTLLDETSHVRFDGNPDHPLLARLTKDNAVQAMLAAPVLVCTIDHLIPATESERGGRQIAPMLRLMSSDLALDEPDDFSIEDLPALTRLVYWAGLLGSRVLLSSATLPPALVGGLFDAYLAGRKHYQNSRGQPGLPLNISCAWLDERDTHTADCANSGAFAHAHQQFASRRYAWLASQPVRRTAELLPLSGIPRNERDMYDPLAIHLRDAALRLHHDNAETDPASGKRVSFGLIRLANIGPLYQLAQALYRQGAPDGVRIHLCVYHSQYPLLLRSAIERRLDAALDRTTSEAVFKLPDIRQRLDAHSEPEQIFIVLGSPVTEVGRDHDYSWTIAEPSSMRSLIQLAGRVRRHRPQAWDKVNVLILEKNIHSLTQPGKPAYLRPGFEDEHDNNFCLTEHNLHQILQPEEYRHLDARPRLLAREKLNQKTSLVDLEHARLRMWMSGDNGQPRTKTRAGKAPPAPPIHASSCWKQPAAMLGALLQRKHPFRLDLSEDVDLLLLPNEDEDDFALIKLVDGERRFEKKELVVDSSLHHRIADSDLHSQGITAWTETDYLAALQTLAVELDLPLAQCARRFGTVTLPASAQGWWFHPALGFNKKK, via the coding sequence ATGAACATCCTGCTGATTTCGCAATGCGACAAGCGCGCCCTTACCGAAACTCGCCGTATCCTCGATCAATTTGCCGAACGTCGTGGAGACCGCGTTTGGCAAACGCCCATCACTCAGGCCGGACTGGAAACCTTGCGCCGCCTGCTGCGTAAAAGCGCCCGTAAAAATACCGCTGTCGCCTGTCACTGGCTGCGCGGGCGGGACCACAGTGAACTGCTGTGGATCGTCGGCGATGCCAGTCGCTTCAACGCCCAGGGCGCAGTCCCCACTAACAGCGCTCAGCGCGACGTGCTGCGCAGCGACGACGAAAACGACTGGCTGCATGGTGAAGACATTCACCTTATCACCGCGCTGGCCGCGTTGTTTCACGACTTGGGCAAGGCCTGCGCCGCCTTTCAGACGCGCTTGCGCAGCAAAGAAAAGTTAGCTGCCAATTTGTACCGCCACGAATGGGTATCGCTGCGTCTGCTGCAAGCGTTTATCGGCGATGACGACGACGCTACTTGGCTGGCTAGGCTGCAAGACCCGAATGAAATGGATGGCGAGCGGTGGCAGAAAAAGCTGGAAGCAGCCAAATTGCGCGATGGTTACGACGCTGCGGCAGCTGACAACAAACCTTTTACGGACCAGATGCTGCCGCCACTGGCAGCCGCCATCGCCTGGCTTATCTTCACCCATCATCGCCTGCCAGTGCCGCCGCGTGGGGAAACCATCAGCGCAGACCTGCTGCAAAAAGGGCTGCAAGGGGTAGATAGCCAGTGGAACCAAACCCTCACTGCCGCCAGCAAGGCCGAAGCCAAGCCGTACTGGACCTTCCCGCACAGCCTGCCGGTGGACGACAAAATCTGGCGCGAACAGGTGGCAAGGTTGGCCGCAGCACTGGCCAAGCGCCAAGCTACCGCATCCGGTAACTGGCTGGAAAACCCGTATGTGATGCACATCTCGCGCCTGCTGTTGATGCTGGCCGACCATCACTTTTCCAGCCAGATCGTCAAGCAGAGCTGGAAAAAGTCAGCAGAAGCCGGCATCGCCTTTGCCAATACGCTAAAAGACGATCCCGAACGCCATTTCAACCAGACGCTTAACGAACACCTGCTGGGCGTGGCACGCCACAGCCAGCAAGCCAGCCGCGCTCTGCCTGGCTTGGAGCGCCATTTGCCGCGTCTGGCAAACCATCGCATCCTGCGGCAGCGCAGCCAGAGTGAACGCTTCCGCTGGCAGGACAAGGCCTATGAACTGGCCTGCGGCCTGCGCGACAAAGCTCGCCAGCATGGCGCTTTCATCGTCAACATGGCTTCCACCGGCTGCGGTAAAACATTAGGCAATGCGCGGGTGATGTACGGCTTGGCGGACCCAGCTGTCGGCATGCGCTGCGCCTTTGCGCTGGGCCTGCGCACGCTCACTCTGCAAACCGGCCAGGCCTTCCGCGACAAGCTGAAACTGGACGACAGCGACCTGGCCATCCGCGTGGGCGGCGCTGCCAGCCGCGAGCTGTTTGAGCACTATCAGGCTCAGGCCGAAGAAACCGGCTCTGAATCAAAGCAAACTCTGCTGGACGAAACCAGCCACGTGCGCTTTGACGGCAATCCCGACCACCCGCTGCTGGCGCGTCTGACAAAGGACAACGCGGTACAGGCCATGCTGGCCGCGCCGGTGCTGGTCTGCACCATCGACCATCTTATTCCGGCCACGGAAAGCGAACGGGGAGGGCGGCAAATCGCGCCCATGCTACGGCTTATGTCCAGTGACTTAGCATTAGACGAACCCGACGACTTCTCGATTGAAGATTTGCCCGCCCTCACCCGCTTGGTGTACTGGGCCGGACTGCTGGGCAGCCGCGTGCTGCTTTCCTCCGCCACGCTGCCGCCCGCGCTGGTGGGCGGGTTGTTTGATGCCTATCTGGCGGGGCGTAAGCATTACCAGAACAGTCGCGGCCAACCTGGCCTGCCGCTGAACATCAGCTGCGCCTGGCTGGACGAACGCGACACCCACACCGCCGATTGCGCTAATAGTGGCGCGTTTGCCCACGCGCATCAGCAATTCGCCAGCCGCCGCTACGCCTGGCTCGCCAGCCAGCCGGTACGCCGCACCGCCGAGCTGCTGCCGCTCAGCGGCATCCCGCGCAACGAGCGCGACATGTACGATCCGCTGGCTATCCACCTGCGCGACGCGGCTCTGCGCCTGCACCATGACAACGCGGAAACCGACCCCGCCAGCGGCAAACGGGTCAGCTTTGGCCTGATCCGGCTGGCCAATATCGGCCCGCTATACCAGCTAGCCCAAGCCCTGTACCGGCAAGGCGCGCCGGACGGCGTGCGCATTCACCTGTGCGTTTACCACTCGCAATACCCGCTGCTGCTGCGCTCCGCCATAGAGCGGAGGCTGGACGCGGCGCTGGACCGCACCACGTCGGAAGCCGTCTTCAAGTTGCCCGACATCCGCCAGCGGCTGGATGCCCACTCGGAGCCGGAGCAAATCTTCATCGTGCTCGGCAGCCCCGTCACCGAAGTGGGGCGCGACCACGATTACTCCTGGACCATCGCCGAGCCATCGTCCATGCGCTCGCTGATCCAGCTGGCCGGACGCGTGCGCCGCCATCGGCCACAGGCATGGGACAAAGTGAATGTGCTGATTCTGGAAAAAAACATTCACAGCCTCACTCAGCCGGGCAAACCGGCCTATCTGCGCCCCGGTTTTGAAGACGAGCACGACAACAATTTCTGTCTGACTGAACACAATCTGCACCAAATCCTGCAGCCCGAAGAATACCGCCACCTGGACGCCCGCCCGCGCCTGCTGGCACGCGAAAAGCTGAATCAAAAAACCAGTCTGGTCGATCTGGAACACGCACGGCTGCGCATGTGGATGTCCGGCGACAACGGCCAGCCGCGCACAAAGACCCGCGCCGGCAAAGCGCCGCCAGCACCGCCAATCCATGCCAGCAGCTGCTGGAAACAGCCCGCAGCCATGCTCGGCGCCTTGCTGCAACGCAAGCACCCGTTCCGGCTGGATTTGAGCGAAGACGTGGATCTGCTGTTACTGCCCAATGAAGACGAGGATGACTTTGCATTGATCAAGCTGGTGGACGGCGAGCGCCGCTTTGAAAAGAAAGAGCTGGTGGTAGATAGCAGCCTGCATCACCGCATTGCCGATAGCGACTTGCACAGCCAGGGCATCACCGCCTGGACGGAAACCGACTATCTCGCCGCCCTGCAAACCCTGGCCGTGGAGCTGGACTTGCCGCTGGCGCAATGCGCCCGCCGCTTCGGTACGGTGACGCTGCCCGCCAGCGCTCAAGGCTGGTGGTTTCATCCGGCATTGGGGTTCAACAAGAAAAAATGA
- the csy2 gene encoding type I-F CRISPR-associated protein Csy2, with product MLTNITGLLTLPHLRVQNANAISSQHTWGAPSITAFSGLMTALERKLAGSVELEFYGVGVICHGYQAQTNGDYVHRFNLTRNPIDKDGSTAAIVEEGRIHLDITLVFGVAGDALTENEAKRDEIAANIADVVATLRIAGGSVIPQTNQSARRTKPTLQALEEGEKRAKQFRQLRRQWLPGFALLSRDDLLHSHHARLVKHNPDATLLDAWLDKSRLNHVPVTDDKGDTVWQHSRQQGEGWIVPIPVGYGALSELHPAGSVANARDDSTPFRFVESVYSLGEWRSPHRLHDVFDLLWHPDFDEASGVYRCRNHYTAPQETVI from the coding sequence ATGCTGACTAACATCACCGGCCTGCTAACCCTGCCGCACCTGCGCGTGCAAAACGCCAATGCTATTTCCAGCCAGCACACTTGGGGCGCGCCCTCCATCACCGCGTTTAGCGGGCTGATGACGGCGCTGGAGCGCAAGCTGGCAGGCTCTGTCGAGCTGGAATTTTACGGCGTGGGCGTGATCTGCCACGGCTACCAGGCGCAAACCAACGGCGATTACGTGCACCGTTTCAATCTGACGCGCAACCCGATAGACAAAGACGGCAGCACCGCAGCCATTGTCGAAGAAGGCCGCATTCACCTCGACATCACCCTTGTCTTTGGCGTGGCGGGGGATGCGCTGACGGAAAACGAAGCGAAACGCGACGAGATTGCGGCCAACATTGCCGACGTCGTCGCCACCTTGCGCATCGCCGGCGGCAGCGTGATACCGCAAACCAACCAGTCCGCCCGCCGCACCAAGCCGACACTGCAGGCGCTGGAAGAGGGCGAAAAGCGGGCAAAGCAATTCCGCCAGCTTCGCCGCCAGTGGTTGCCGGGCTTTGCCCTGCTCTCGCGTGACGACCTGCTGCACAGCCATCACGCCAGGCTGGTCAAGCACAACCCCGATGCCACCTTGCTGGATGCCTGGCTGGACAAATCGCGCCTCAATCACGTCCCCGTCACTGACGACAAGGGCGATACCGTCTGGCAGCACTCGCGCCAGCAGGGCGAGGGCTGGATTGTGCCGATTCCGGTGGGCTATGGAGCATTGTCCGAGCTACACCCGGCAGGCAGCGTGGCCAATGCCCGCGACGACAGCACGCCGTTCCGCTTTGTGGAAAGCGTGTATTCGTTGGGCGAATGGCGCAGCCCGCACCGCCTGCACGATGTTTTTGATCTGTTGTGGCACCCCGATTTTGACGAAGCCAGCGGCGTGTATCGCTGCCGCAATCACTATACCGCCCCGCAAGAAACGGTCATCTGA
- the csy1 gene encoding type I-F CRISPR-associated protein Csy1, which translates to MSSLSPRALRIRSEIASFILQRRDDKLDKLADDDAKRDDLKAQYQPATWLLDAARRVGQLQMVTHTLKAIHPDAKGSSLFAPASSLSNRDVVGSHCLSPSSASDVVGNAAALDVYKFLKLEHDGQTLLSLLQAGDTDALAALSDDVEQAQTLCDAFVSITEPNGGPGSHTRAKQVYWLVSPSPDDLPNPCDDSHYHLLSPLYASAFSHHIYQTIQQHRFSEEAKAARQAKRDGADHPHGYSDYPHLVEEKKGGTKPQNISQLNSERKGSNYLLASLPPVWESSELTPLYHADSAFNRFGRRREVQRLLRELRTWLQKHYKAPKEGEEDNSPNNVSIRDHRKKLQDQIFDELVLYSAEIINNLPPGWSAHADCKLPIEEQCWLDPWRAAGDEDFNKTWQWQDWPLQVAERFARWLNSKLDKTLPVNDAEFRYWARELAGDREWQILQDEQQRTLTALNQVQGLKGDNDAD; encoded by the coding sequence ATGAGTTCCCTTTCGCCGAGGGCTTTACGAATACGCTCTGAAATTGCAAGCTTCATCCTTCAGCGACGGGATGACAAGCTCGACAAACTGGCCGACGACGACGCCAAGCGCGACGATCTGAAAGCCCAGTACCAACCAGCCACCTGGCTGCTTGACGCCGCCCGTCGGGTGGGTCAGCTACAAATGGTCACCCACACGCTCAAGGCCATCCATCCGGATGCCAAGGGCAGCAGCCTGTTTGCCCCCGCAAGCAGCTTGTCAAACCGGGATGTTGTGGGCAGCCACTGCCTGTCGCCCTCCTCCGCCAGTGATGTCGTCGGCAATGCCGCCGCGCTGGATGTCTACAAATTCCTCAAGCTGGAACACGACGGCCAAACCTTGCTCAGTCTCCTGCAAGCAGGCGATACCGATGCCTTGGCCGCATTGAGTGATGACGTGGAACAAGCGCAAACGCTGTGCGATGCCTTTGTCAGCATCACCGAACCCAACGGCGGCCCCGGCAGCCACACCCGCGCCAAACAGGTGTACTGGCTGGTCAGCCCCAGCCCAGACGACTTGCCCAATCCTTGTGACGACAGCCATTACCACCTGCTGTCCCCGCTGTATGCCAGCGCCTTCTCTCACCACATTTACCAGACCATCCAGCAACACCGCTTTAGTGAAGAGGCCAAGGCGGCACGGCAGGCGAAACGTGACGGCGCGGATCACCCGCATGGTTACAGCGACTACCCGCACTTGGTCGAAGAGAAAAAAGGCGGCACCAAGCCCCAGAATATTTCCCAATTGAACTCCGAGCGCAAAGGCAGCAACTACCTGCTGGCTTCCCTGCCTCCAGTATGGGAAAGCAGCGAGCTGACCCCGCTGTACCACGCCGATAGCGCCTTCAACCGCTTTGGCCGTCGTCGTGAAGTGCAGCGCCTGTTGCGTGAACTGCGCACCTGGCTGCAAAAGCATTACAAAGCGCCCAAAGAGGGAGAAGAAGACAACTCTCCAAACAACGTCTCCATTCGCGATCACCGCAAAAAACTGCAAGACCAGATTTTCGACGAACTGGTCTTGTATTCCGCCGAAATCATCAACAACCTGCCGCCAGGCTGGAGCGCGCATGCCGACTGCAAGCTGCCGATTGAAGAGCAATGCTGGCTTGACCCGTGGCGCGCCGCCGGGGATGAAGACTTCAACAAGACATGGCAGTGGCAAGACTGGCCCTTGCAAGTGGCGGAACGCTTCGCCCGCTGGCTCAACAGCAAGCTGGACAAGACACTGCCTGTCAATGATGCGGAATTTCGCTACTGGGCACGCGAGCTGGCCGGTGATCGCGAGTGGCAGATTCTGCAAGATGAACAACAGCGCACGCTGACTGCGCTTAATCAAGTTCAGGGGCTGAAAGGGGATAACGATGCTGACTAA
- the cas6f gene encoding type I-F CRISPR-associated endoribonuclease Cas6/Csy4, translating into MEHYLDIRILPDPEFAPPLLLNALFAKLHRALATTQHSDIGASFPGYDLTPKGEGDSTLRPTLGQVLRLHGSAAALDSFMARNWLTGMRDHVTLGNIQPVPANASPIRVQRKQAKSNPAKERERLMRRKGMSEAEALRLIPDDKAKLLNLPFITLSSQSTGQHQFRLFIAQTAATAEVKGDFNAYGLSRHATLPGF; encoded by the coding sequence ATGGAACACTATCTGGACATCCGCATCCTGCCGGATCCGGAATTTGCCCCGCCACTGCTGCTGAACGCCCTGTTCGCCAAACTGCACCGCGCACTGGCAACAACGCAGCACAGCGACATCGGCGCAAGCTTCCCCGGCTACGACCTGACGCCAAAGGGAGAAGGCGACAGCACTTTGCGGCCAACCCTGGGCCAGGTGCTGCGCCTGCACGGCAGCGCCGCCGCGCTGGACAGCTTCATGGCCCGCAACTGGCTTACCGGCATGCGCGACCACGTTACGCTGGGCAATATTCAGCCGGTTCCTGCCAATGCCAGCCCCATCCGCGTACAGCGCAAACAGGCCAAGAGCAACCCGGCCAAAGAGCGCGAACGGCTGATGCGGCGCAAAGGCATGAGCGAGGCCGAAGCGCTGCGGCTGATTCCCGACGACAAGGCCAAGCTGCTGAACCTGCCCTTCATCACCCTGAGCAGTCAAAGCACCGGCCAGCATCAATTCCGCCTGTTCATCGCCCAGACGGCAGCCACGGCAGAGGTTAAAGGCGATTTCAACGCCTACGGCCTGAGCCGCCACGCCACCCTGCCAGGGTTTTAA
- a CDS encoding glycoside hydrolase produces the protein MVLPLSSWAGVMLQNEQWKVELEPATLAVRAEPAGGPAIVVSKGVAPHAVSGLESEAQAAGWQWDDGRYRWQASLDGADLKLTLRAAAPGRVELLRQPAAAMGRGLLLPLAEGSYIPAGSKLWRDFLPGFAGDGLDTSENLSLPLWGMDYGRHSLHWLLLNPFNNRLAFSAQGQGLALALSHDFNELNQDQPATLLLHLAGDNLLAGAQRYRQWLASSGRYQTLADKIQAQPETAKLIGASHVYLWGNNLLDEADVRDWPALVKRLRGDAPLAARLRGRFDAETKRALQQAGKRPDRYQRKVLLDGVNSALTAEARAGWLGAQPAWVDMAAPYRKLRAETEQTFGPALQPDAARWGGGLSRKTIDALRHAGLTRLWLGVDNWEGGLWQPQAVKAGVAAGYLMGSYDSYETALPPGKQEDWLTAQQGEAVYRQCGVTLQNGKKKAGFQQAGYYTNPACVRGTLQQRTRALLSAVGFNSWFLDAYATGMVFDDYTPGRHTGEAEMAKEYEQSMQWVADAYQVPVGSEMGNAATSRGIAYAHGMQVPVLGWGDPDLQKNTQSPYYLGRWYPADQPETFFKQVPLKQPYRDLYYAPQYRLPLYQAVFHGSIVTTNHWLYDNLKFRNAYADNLLAQWLYNVPPLFHLSAASLKTRLPQLQCADHAFRPLHQQLATQAMTGFAWLNAEHTLQQTRFADGSRLTANFAETPVFHGGQTLPPQSLLAELNGQPPRMLKALDCAGG, from the coding sequence ATGGTTTTGCCTCTGTCCTCGTGGGCTGGGGTGATGCTGCAAAATGAACAGTGGAAGGTGGAGCTGGAGCCGGCCACCCTGGCCGTCCGCGCGGAGCCGGCCGGCGGGCCGGCCATCGTCGTGTCAAAAGGCGTCGCGCCGCATGCGGTGTCGGGGCTGGAGAGCGAGGCGCAAGCGGCCGGCTGGCAATGGGACGATGGCCGCTACCGCTGGCAGGCCAGCCTGGACGGCGCGGACCTCAAGCTGACGCTGCGCGCCGCCGCGCCTGGCCGGGTAGAGCTGCTGCGGCAACCGGCGGCGGCCATGGGGCGCGGCCTGCTGCTGCCATTGGCCGAGGGCAGTTATATCCCGGCTGGGAGCAAACTGTGGCGGGACTTTTTGCCAGGCTTCGCCGGCGACGGTCTGGACACTTCGGAAAACCTCAGCCTGCCGCTATGGGGCATGGACTACGGGCGTCATAGCCTGCACTGGCTGCTGCTGAACCCGTTCAACAATCGACTGGCCTTCTCCGCACAAGGGCAGGGCCTGGCCTTGGCCCTGAGCCATGACTTCAACGAGTTGAACCAAGACCAGCCGGCGACGCTGCTGCTGCATCTGGCTGGCGACAATCTCTTGGCCGGTGCGCAGCGCTATCGGCAATGGCTGGCGTCTTCCGGCCGCTATCAGACCCTGGCCGACAAAATCCAGGCGCAGCCGGAAACCGCCAAGCTGATAGGGGCCAGCCATGTTTACCTGTGGGGCAACAATCTGCTGGACGAGGCCGACGTGCGCGACTGGCCGGCCTTGGTCAAGCGGTTGCGCGGCGACGCGCCGCTGGCCGCGCGCCTGCGCGGGCGTTTCGACGCCGAGACCAAACGGGCATTGCAGCAAGCGGGCAAGCGGCCGGACCGCTATCAGCGCAAAGTCTTGCTGGACGGCGTCAATTCGGCGCTGACGGCCGAGGCCCGCGCCGGCTGGCTGGGCGCGCAGCCAGCCTGGGTCGACATGGCCGCGCCTTACCGCAAGCTGCGCGCCGAGACCGAACAAACCTTCGGCCCAGCCTTGCAACCGGACGCCGCGCGCTGGGGCGGCGGCCTGTCGCGCAAGACCATAGACGCCTTGCGTCATGCTGGCTTGACGCGGCTATGGCTGGGCGTGGACAACTGGGAAGGCGGCCTGTGGCAGCCGCAGGCGGTGAAGGCCGGCGTGGCCGCCGGCTACCTGATGGGCAGCTACGACTCCTACGAAACCGCCTTGCCGCCCGGCAAGCAAGAAGACTGGCTTACCGCGCAGCAAGGCGAGGCGGTGTACCGCCAATGCGGCGTCACGCTGCAAAACGGCAAGAAGAAGGCCGGTTTCCAGCAAGCCGGCTATTACACCAACCCGGCTTGCGTGCGGGGCACGCTGCAGCAGCGCACGCGCGCGCTGCTGTCCGCCGTCGGCTTCAATAGCTGGTTCCTGGATGCTTACGCCACAGGCATGGTGTTTGACGACTACACGCCGGGCCGCCATACCGGTGAGGCCGAGATGGCTAAGGAATATGAGCAGTCCATGCAATGGGTGGCGGACGCCTATCAAGTGCCGGTGGGCTCCGAAATGGGCAATGCGGCGACCAGCCGCGGCATCGCCTACGCCCACGGCATGCAGGTGCCGGTGCTGGGCTGGGGCGATCCCGATTTGCAGAAGAACACGCAGTCGCCCTACTACCTGGGCCGCTGGTACCCGGCGGACCAGCCGGAAACTTTCTTTAAACAAGTACCGCTGAAGCAACCCTACCGCGACCTCTACTACGCGCCGCAATACCGTCTGCCGCTATACCAGGCCGTTTTCCATGGCTCCATCGTCACCACCAACCATTGGCTGTACGACAACCTGAAGTTCCGCAACGCCTACGCCGACAATCTGCTGGCGCAGTGGCTGTACAACGTGCCGCCGCTGTTCCACCTGTCCGCCGCCAGCCTCAAAACCAGGCTGCCGCAGCTCCAATGCGCCGACCACGCCTTCCGCCCGCTGCATCAACAACTGGCCACCCAGGCCATGACCGGCTTCGCCTGGTTGAACGCGGAGCATACGCTGCAGCAAACCCGTTTTGCCGACGGCAGCCGCCTCACCGCCAATTTCGCGGAGACGCCGGTTTTCCATGGAGGGCAAACGCTGCCGCCGCAAAGCCTGTTGGCCGAGCTAAACGGCCAGCCGCCGCGGATGCTGAAGGCGTTGGATTGCGCCGGCGGCTAA
- the cas1f gene encoding type I-F CRISPR-associated endonuclease Cas1f codes for MESQFNPTDLKSIMHSKRANLYYLEHCRVLVNGGRVEYVTDAGKKSLYWNIPIANTTTLLLGTGTSVTQAAMRELAKAGVMVGFCGGGGTPLFSANEMDFEVAWFSPQSEYRPTEYLQRWVGFWFDEDKRLDAAKALQQARLLRIRQHWLDSRHLRDAGFRIDAAHLETVLDASNHAIAHAPDHTCLLTEEARLTKQLFRLAAQAVKYGEFTRAKRGSGADLANRFLDHGNYLAYGLGATATWVLGLPHGLAILHGKTRRGGLVFDAADLVKDAIVLPQAFLSAMSGDDEQTFRQGCIEQLTRSEALDFMIEQLKSIAESIGKSP; via the coding sequence ATGGAAAGTCAATTTAATCCAACTGATTTAAAAAGCATCATGCACTCCAAGCGTGCAAATTTATATTATCTAGAACACTGTCGAGTCTTGGTGAATGGAGGGCGAGTAGAGTACGTTACAGACGCTGGTAAGAAGTCTTTGTACTGGAATATTCCCATAGCCAATACCACCACCTTGCTGCTGGGCACCGGCACATCAGTGACACAAGCAGCCATGCGTGAATTGGCCAAAGCCGGCGTGATGGTGGGATTCTGTGGTGGCGGCGGCACTCCGCTATTCAGCGCCAATGAAATGGACTTCGAAGTGGCGTGGTTCTCGCCGCAAAGCGAATACCGCCCCACCGAGTATCTTCAGCGCTGGGTGGGCTTCTGGTTTGACGAAGACAAACGGCTTGACGCAGCCAAAGCCCTGCAACAAGCTCGGCTGCTGCGCATTCGCCAGCACTGGCTGGATAGCCGCCACCTGCGGGATGCCGGTTTCCGTATCGATGCAGCCCACCTTGAGACTGTGCTTGATGCATCAAACCATGCTATTGCGCACGCGCCAGACCACACCTGCTTGCTAACCGAAGAAGCACGCCTGACCAAGCAGTTGTTTCGGCTGGCGGCGCAGGCGGTGAAGTACGGCGAGTTCACCCGGGCCAAACGCGGCAGCGGCGCAGACCTGGCCAATCGTTTTCTCGATCACGGCAACTATTTGGCTTATGGGCTAGGTGCGACGGCCACCTGGGTGCTGGGGCTGCCCCATGGTCTAGCCATCCTGCATGGCAAAACGCGCCGCGGTGGTTTGGTGTTTGACGCGGCCGATTTGGTCAAAGACGCCATCGTCCTGCCGCAAGCCTTCCTCAGCGCCATGAGCGGTGATGACGAGCAAACTTTTCGCCAAGGCTGCATCGAACAGCTCACCCGTAGCGAAGCACTGGATTTCATGATTGAGCAGCTCAAGTCCATTGCTGAATCCATCGGGAAAAGCCCATGA
- the csy3 gene encoding type I-F CRISPR-associated protein Csy3 → MTTNLKTATVLAFERKLDPSDALFFAGNWAEQGNSQHWPAVTIQEKSVRGTISNRLKTKDQDPAKLDAAIENPNLQTVDVAALPHDADTLKVRFTLRVLGGTGAPSACNSSEYRQKLLDTVASYREANGFAELARRYAHNLANGRFLWRNRVGAEQVNVHIARLSDGKEAESWTFDALALSLRDFAAGSAESQLAGLTRAITSGLSGEEHVLLQITAFVSVGAGQEVFPSQELILDRGRGDKSKTLYFVTQKDRKIAAIHSQKIGNAIRTIDNWYPEADSNGPIAIEPYGSVTTQGRAYRQPKQKTDFYTLLDNWVLNDKVPDLAQQHFVIATLIRGGVFGEAG, encoded by the coding sequence ATGACAACCAACCTGAAAACCGCCACCGTCCTCGCCTTTGAACGCAAACTGGACCCGTCCGATGCGCTGTTTTTTGCCGGCAACTGGGCAGAGCAAGGCAATAGCCAGCACTGGCCTGCCGTCACCATCCAGGAAAAATCCGTACGCGGCACCATCTCCAACCGCCTGAAAACCAAAGACCAGGACCCGGCCAAGCTGGATGCGGCGATTGAAAACCCCAACCTGCAAACTGTAGACGTTGCCGCGCTGCCGCACGATGCCGACACCCTGAAAGTGCGCTTCACCCTGCGCGTGCTGGGCGGCACCGGCGCGCCGTCTGCCTGCAACAGCAGCGAATACCGCCAAAAGCTGCTGGACACCGTAGCCAGCTATCGCGAAGCCAACGGCTTTGCCGAGCTGGCGCGCCGCTACGCGCACAATCTGGCCAATGGCCGCTTTTTGTGGCGCAACCGCGTGGGCGCGGAGCAAGTCAATGTCCACATCGCCCGCCTGAGCGATGGCAAAGAAGCCGAAAGCTGGACATTCGACGCGCTGGCGCTATCGCTGCGCGACTTTGCCGCGGGCAGCGCCGAAAGCCAGCTGGCCGGGCTGACCCGCGCCATCACCAGCGGCCTGTCCGGCGAAGAACATGTCTTGCTGCAAATCACCGCCTTTGTGAGCGTGGGTGCCGGGCAGGAAGTGTTCCCGAGCCAGGAGCTGATTCTGGACCGTGGCCGTGGCGACAAGAGCAAGACCTTGTATTTTGTGACGCAGAAAGACCGCAAAATCGCCGCCATCCACTCGCAAAAAATCGGCAACGCCATCCGCACCATAGACAACTGGTATCCGGAAGCCGACAGCAACGGCCCCATCGCCATAGAGCCCTACGGCTCCGTCACCACCCAGGGCCGCGCCTACCGCCAGCCCAAGCAGAAAACCGACTTCTACACCCTGCTGGACAACTGGGTGCTGAACGACAAAGTGCCCGATCTGGCGCAACAGCACTTCGTCATCGCCACCCTGATTCGCGGCGGCGTATTCGGTGAGGCGGGCTAA